The proteins below come from a single Rosa rugosa chromosome 2, drRosRugo1.1, whole genome shotgun sequence genomic window:
- the LOC133732998 gene encoding phospho-N-acetylmuramoyl-pentapeptide-transferase homolog isoform X1, with product MASHSLNLRHLYPLQLPRPHRRSSFRAVDRLRSGSCFSPVRSGISYDLKLIGLRRGGCRFGHGRVRYGAFDVDFGDVSPVEDWGNNQEETAEHVSFSSDGDDSDAEFVVSPQSDIDLPAITKPTDDALTVSAYRLAMLGHQRKKHRIRQGVLLNTGLIMFLVVVLLYVDWCAWRIVRLPLAPFHLTCPFVISAILASCAGYVCVPLLYSLKIHQIIRKEGPVRHSLKKRTPTMGGLFFVPIGVIVARFTAGFSSVEVCGAATATLLFAAIGLLDDIICLIKNHNSGLSAWIKIILEVAVGTWFSYWLHTTNISSPYGMKMLVPLPAPLGIVWLGKLYLMLASFCFVSMGNGVNLTDGLDGLAGGSAALAFIGMSIAVLPICSDLAIFGASMAGACVGFLLHNRYKASVFMGDTGSLAIGGGLAAMACCTGMFFPLFISSGIFVLEASSVILQVMYFKTTKRLQGAGRRLFRMAPFHHHLELCGLKEPIIVGGAYIISSTLSLIAAYVGLISA from the exons ATGGCATCTCACTCCCTCAATCTTCGCCACCTCTACCCTCTCCAGCTCCCTCGCCCCCACCGCCGCTCCTCATTTCGCGCCGTCGATCGCCTCCGATCCGGTTCCTGCTTCTCGCCGGTACGTTCCGGAATCAGTTACGATCTTAAG TTGATTGGGTTGCGAAGAGGTGGATGCCGCTTTGGTCATGGTCGTGTTCGTTATGGAGCCTTTGATGTG GATTTTGGTGATGTTTCGCCGGTTGAGGATTGGGGTAATAACCAGGAAGAGACTGCAGAACACGTTAGTTTTTCCAGCGATGGTGACGATAGTGATGCCGAGTTTGTAGTGTCTCCTCAGTCTGATATTGATTTGCCTGCTATTACTAAACCAACTGACGATGCTCTAACTGTGAGTGCTTATCGGCTTGCAATGCTTGGGCACCAGCGCAAGAAACACAG GATCAGACAAGGAGTATTACTCAACACGGGACTCATAATGTTCTTGGTAGTGGTACTTCTATATGTGGATTGGTGTGCTTGGCGGATTGTTAGACTACCTTTGGCACCCTTCCACTTGACCTGCCCCTTCGTTATATCAGCCATTTTGGCCTCTTGTGCAGGATATGTTTGTGTTCCACTGCTCTATAGCTTGAAGATTCATCAAATTATCAGAAAAGAAGGTCCTGTAAGGCACTCCTTGAAAAAAAGAACTCCCACAATGGGTGGGCTGTTCTTTGTACCAATTGGTGTCATTGTCGCAAGGTTCACTGCTGGGTTTTCTTCTGTTGAAGTATGTGGAGCAGCTACAGCAACTCTTTTATTTGCTGCTATTGGACTACTTGATGATATCATATGCTTGATAAAGAATCATAATAGTGGTCTATCTGCATGGATAAAAATTATTTTGGAG GTAGCTGTTGGAACCTGGTTTTCGTATTGGTTGCATACAACAAATATATCATCACCCTATGGCAT GAAAATGTTGGTTCCTCTACCTGCTCCACTAGGCATTGTGTGGCTGGGAAAACTATATTTAATGCTGGCTTCATTCTGTTTTGTTTCTATGGGAAATGGGGTGAACTTAACAGATGGTCTTGATGGGCTGGCTGGAGGATCTGCTGCATTGGCTTTTATAGGAATGTCGATCGCAGTGCTTCCAATATGTTCAG ACCTTGCGATATTTGGAGCGTCAATGGCAGGAGCTTGTGTTGGTTTTCTTTTGCACAACCGATATAAGGCATCAGTGTTCATGGGTGATACTGGATCCTTGGCAATTGGTGGAGGGTTAGCTGCAATGGCTTGTTGCACGGGGATGTTCTTCCCATTGTTCATTTCATCTGGCATCTTTGTCTTGGAAGCCTCATCAGTTATTTTGCAG GTTATGTACTTTAAGACAACCAAGCGCTTGCAAGGTGCAGGTCGTCGGCTCTTCCGAATGGCACCCTTTCATCATCACCTTGAACTATGTGGACTTAAAGAACCAATCATTGTTGGTGGTGCCTATATAATATCGTCCACATTATCGTTAATTGCTGCCTATGTCGGTCTGATATCTGCTTAG
- the LOC133729271 gene encoding protein BIIDXI, with translation MGRSSATPKWVLPFMLVLGSLASQISALDGPLPNGDFEATPTGGFSSDAIVDGPTGIPSWKSNGTVELVESGQKQGGMILIVPQGRHAVRLGNDAEVSQDIKVEKGSIYSVTFSAARTCAQLESLNVSVLPASQTIDLQTLYNVQGWDPYAWAFEAEEDDVNLVFRNPGMEDDPTCGPIIDDVAIKKLFTPDKPKNNAVVNGDFEEGPWMLANISLGVLLPTNLDEETSSLPGWNVESNRAVRYIDSYHFSVPQGKRAIELLSGKEGIISQMVETKPNKPYTLTFSLGHANDKCKQPLAVMAFAGDQAQNVHYTPNSNSTFQSANVNFTAKAERSRIAFYSVYYNTRTDDMSSLCGPVVDDVRVWFSGSRRNGLGGLGLRLGVALWVFVLFLV, from the exons ACTCCAACAGGCGGTTTCTCCAGTGACGCCATTGTAGACGGGCCCACAGGGATTCCCAGCTGGAAATCAAACGGCACCGTTGAGCTAGTCGAGTCCGGGCAAAAACAGGGTGGGATGATCCTCATCGTACCGCAAGGTAGACATGCAGTCCGGCTCGGAAACGACGCCGAAGTGAGCCAGGACATCAAGGTGGAGAAGGGGTCGATCTACTCCGTCACGTTCAGCGCGGCTCGCACGTGCGCGCAGCTGGAGTCGCTGAACGTGTCGGTGCTGCCCGCGTCGCAGACGATAGACCTGCAGACATTGTACAACGTGCAGGGGTGGGACCCTTACGCGTGGGCTTTTGAGGCTGAAGAGGATGATGTGAACCTAGTGTTTAGGAATCCGGGGATGGAGGACGACCCTACTTGTGGGCCCATCATTGATGACGTTGCTATCAAGAAGCTCTTTACCCCTGATAAGCCCAAAA ACAATGCAGTGGTTAATGGTGATTTTGAGGAAGGTCCATGGATGCTTGCAAACATCTCTTTAGGAGTGCTCCTTCCTACAAACCTCGATGAAGAAACATCGTCCTTACCGGGTTGGAATGTTGAATCCAACCGGGCTGTTCGTTACATCGACTCCTACCACTTCAGTGTGCCACAGGGCAAGAGAGCGATAGAATTGCTTTCTGGGAAGGAAGGCATAATTTCCCAAATGGTTGAAACTAAACCGAACAAGCCATATACCCTCACCTTCTCTTTAGGCCATGCCAATGACAAATGCAAGCAGCCTCTTGCTGTCATGGCCTTTGCCGGCGACCAAGCCCAAAATGTCCATTACACCCCTAATTCCAACAGCACATTCCAAAGTGCCAATGTGAATTTCACTGCCAAAGCTGAGAGGTCAAGGATTGCATTCTACAGTGTGTACTATAACACAAGGACTGATGATATGAGCTCACTGTGTGGACCTGTGGTTGATGatgttagggtttggttttcaGGGTCAAGGAGAAATGGGCTTGGAGGGTTGGGCCTAAGGCTTGGGGTGGCTTTGTgggtttttgtgttgtttttggtTTAG
- the LOC133729272 gene encoding la-related protein 6A, whose translation MEGEEGPADAAIVAVAVATADSTPPSPPNDSDVSPVGSPDHGASSEILRLPSDDDPDQSAGGALTEDLKQKIIKQVEYYFSDENLPNDKYMLSLIKKNKEGFVPISVIASFRKMKKLIRNNSLIVAALKDSSLLVVSSNGKKVKRLHPLPLPETRDPKFTVLVENLPTDHSVENLKKMFSEAGNIKDICILDPSAIEASAKGGKVEKPISNKLHALVEYDTVEATEKAVAILNNEEDWRNGMRVKLLKQMGKYGQSGQRRQSRRGFDLEKSSISRTSETGIEETHNANEHHNCTPDEEDGGDQVPKEKTGHRGRSRGQSGRQKYRGLNGFGHGTTSSSHPIEPSKPPPGPRMPDGTRGFTMGRGRTPVPNQS comes from the exons ATGGAAGGCGAAGAGGGGCCCGCCGACGCAGCCATCGTCGCCGTCGCCGTCGCCACCGCCGACTCCACTCCACCGTCTCCGCCCAACGACTCCGATGTCTCGCCCGTTGGATCCCCCGATCACGGCGCGTCCTCCGAGATTCTACGGTTGCCGTCCGACGACGACCCCGATCAATCGGCCGGCGGTGCTCTCACCGAGGATCTTAAACAAAAGATTATCAAGCAG GTGGAATATTACTTTAGTGATGAAAATTTGCCTAATGACAAATACATgttgagtttgattaaaaagaacaaagaaggtTTTG TTCCTATTTCGGTTATTGCGTCCttcagaaaaatgaaaaagcttATTCGAAACAACTCGTTAATAGTGGCTGCTTTGAAGGACTCTTCCCTCCTT GTTGTGAGTTCGAATGGGAAGAAGGTGAAACGACTTCATCCTCTACCATTACCTGAAACAAGGGATCCAAAG TTCACTGTTTTGGTAGAGAATCTACCAACTGATCATTCAGTGGAGAACCTTAAGAAAATGTTTAGCGAAGCTGGAAA TATAAAGGATATATGCATACTTGACCCAAGTGCCATAGAGGCATCTGCAAAAGGCGGCAAGGTTGAGAAGCCAATCAGTAATAAG TTGCATGCTCTTGTAGAGTATGATACCGTGGAGGCTACTGAGAAAGCT GTTGCTATTTTAAACAATGAGGAAGATTGGAGAAATGGCATGCGGGTGAAGCTTCTTAAGCAGATG GGTAAGTACGGGCAGAGTGGACAGAGAAGACAATCCCGCAGGGGCTTTGATTTGGAGAAGAGTAGCATTAGTCGAACGTCTGAAACAGGGATCGAGGAGACTCATAATGCGAACGAACATCACAATTGTACACCTGACGAAGAG GATGGAGGAGACCAAGTGCCCAAGGAGAAAACTGGGCACAGGGGTCGAAGTCGAGGGCAATCTGGTAGGCAGAAGTATCGTGGCCTCAATGGTTTTG GCCACGGAACTACTTCATCTAGTCATCCAATTGAACCTTCAAAGCCACCACCTGGCCCTAGAATGCCTGATGGAACTAGGGGATTCACAATGGGACGGGGCCGGACTCCAGTGCCGAATCAGAGTTAA
- the LOC133729274 gene encoding disease resistance-like protein DSC1 produces MASSSSPAHAFKYDVFLSFRGEDTRNTFTSHLYAALDGKKIKTYIDNYDLVRGEEIAPALLEAIEESKLSVVILSQDYASSTWCLDELVQILECKERHGQIVIPIFYRIDPSHVRHQRESYAAAFVQHEERFKDKVLKWRDALTKASKLAGFDSRNISLESELVESVVKDIVTKLSRACSSDLKGLVGIESRIQQLESLLCIDVEDVRVRTVGIWGMGGIGKTTLADAVFNRLSSQFEASCFLSNVREKSEKHGPYNLRNELLCNLLKDESPRICTPSIASTFIKERLSRAKVLVVLDDVNDVTQLEVLVGDQVQFGPGSRIIITTRDMHQLREMQLLQKGSDHDVKIYEAQELDHDDALQLFYLNDSEEISCKADHSELVRMVVHYAAGIPLALKIWGSLFRRCKSAQERATFLEKLKKFPEKKLQNVYRISYDALGENEREIFLYIACFHKGHEICSAIEQLNACGLFADSGIEVLVDMSLISIEDDRRTRVEEKTRYLWMHDVIQEMGWAIQYEQDPAKPGKRRRLCTAEDICHVLKKSKGTEKVQSISLNLSQITELHLTPQAFKKMCNLKFLKFYGEDRRGYYYHRWKDFNVHFNLQDLEYLPDSLLHLSWPAYTLKYFPSTFSAENLTVLSMPGSRLQRLWDEGQKPRYLKHIDLSHSQQLVEVPDLSMSVNIERINLEGCEGLVELPSYFENLHKLTSLNVSWCRNLSVLSDMPCNVVSLMLAGTAIEDLPSSIWSQEKLVELNLHCCCWIKKLPNSIWKLYFLTSLDLSCTSIEGLPPSIECLPGLKILDLQNCKRFVSLPTSICKLKSLEDLLLNGCSSFENFPEILEPMERLKSLWLGGTKFKELPCLIENVFVRKELVLPGCRSLESVPNSILPPSSVILWSSMSSLYLGYCTMLEEIPDCIFSLNRLSELNLSGTMIRSIPSTINQASRLRSLCLQDCKRLESLPKLPYFLQLINASGCKRLKTVPGFTTALTEGSHQISSSVFHEFYDCVSLDENARRNIMDDAHLRNMATAYYPRFRYEAKCPGNEIPKWVSNQMEGCSIDITLPPHWSEDANFLGLAFCLVVDFHRETNATCAAESILKTENGESRTFKFSNYMNYCPPNDADNPDHLVVVWYDSLQKVRSTPYTNATQASFHFHERTEMNHHVEKFKYRVKRCGVGFVYAQGQDRNAVKWQVMDDQYVEASPK; encoded by the exons atggcttcttcttcttctcctgcGCATGCCTTCAAGTATGATGTCTTTCTTAGTTTCAGAGGTGAGGACACCCGTAACACTTTTACCAGTCATCTTTATGCGGCTTTAGATGGGAAGAAAATCAAAACCTACATAGATAATTATGACCTTGTGAGAGGAGAGGAAATTGCACCTGCCCTTCTTGAAGCAATAGAGGAATCAAAGCTTTCGGTTGTCATTTTGTCACAAGACTATGCTTCTTCTACATGGTGCTTGGACGAACTTGTGCAGATTTTGGAATGCAAGGAAAGACATGGGCAGATTGTTATACCCATTTTTTACAGAATAGATCCTTCACATGTACGCCACCAGAGGGAGAGTTATGCAGCTGCATTTGTTCAACATGAAGAACGTTTCAAGGACAAGGTGCTCAAGTGGAGGGATGCTTTGACAAAAGCATCCAAACTAGCTGGGTTTGATTCACGCAATATCAG CCTTGAATCCGAATTAGTGGAGTCAGTTGTCAAAGATATTGTGACGAAGTTGAGCCGCGCATGCTCAAGCGATTTAAAGGGTCTGGTTGGAATTGAAAGTCGCATCCAGCAACTCGAGTCATTGTTATGCATTGATGTAGAAGATGTTCGTGTTCGCACTGTTGGTATTTGGGGCATGGGTGGTATAGGCAAGACCACCCTTGCTGATGCTGTATTCAACCGACTCTCATCTCAATTTGAAGCTTCATGTTTTCTGTCAAATGTTagggaaaaatcagaaaaacatGGACCATACAATTTGCGAAATGAACTTCTTTGCAATTTATTGAAGGATGAAAGTCCAAGGATTTGCACTCCATCAATAGCATCAACTTTTATCAAAGAGAGGCTCTCTCGTGCAAAGGTTCTcgttgttcttgatgatgtaaATGATGTAACCCAATTAGAAGTCTTGGTTGGTGATCAGGTTCAATTTGGACCAGGAAGTAGAATCATAATAACAACTAGAGATATGCATCAACTTAGAGAGATGCAACTACTGCAGAAAGGATCAGACCATGATGTTAAAATATACGAGGCACAGGAACTAGATCATGACGACGCACTTCAGCTCTTCTACTTGAATGATTCCGAAGAAATCAGCTGCAAAGCTGATCATTCTGAATTAGTAAGAATGGTGGTACATTATGCTGCGGGAATCCCCTTGGCCCTTAAAATTTGGGGTTCCTTATTTCGTCGATGCAAGAGCGCACAAGAACGGGCAACTTTCttggaaaaattgaaaaagttcCCTGAAAAGAAACTTCAAAATGTATATAGGATAAGTTATGATGCATTAGGAGAAAATGAGAGGGAGATATTTCTTTACATCGCCTGTTTTCACAAAGGACATGAAATATGCAGTGCAATAGAACAATTAAATGCATGTGGTTTATTTGCGGATAGTGGAATCGAAGTTCTCGTTGATATGTCTCTGATATCAATCGAAGATGATAGGCGGACCCGCGTAGAAGAAAAAACTCGTTACCTGTGGATGCATGATGTGATACAAGAAATGGGATGGGCAATTCAGTATGAACAAGATCCTGCGAAGCCTGGAAAGCGCCGTAGGCTGTGTACCGCGGAGGACATCTGTCATGTGTTGAAAAAGAGTAAG GGAACAGAAAAAGTTCAAAGCATATCCCTAAACCTCTCTCAGATTACAGAGCTTCACTTGACTCCTCAGGCCTTCAAAAAGATGTGCAATCTAAAATTTCTAAAGTTCTATGGTGAAGATCGCAGGGGATACTACTACCATCGTTGGAAGGACTTCAATGTGCACTTTAATCTTCAAGATCTTGAATATCTTCCCGATTCCCTTTTACATCTCAGCTGGCCTGCATACACTTTGAAATATTTTCCATCAACATTTTCTGCAGAGAATCTTACTGTGCTTTCTATGCCTGGTAGCCGACTCCAGAGACTTTGGGATGAAGGCCAG AAGCCTAGGTACTTAAAACACATCGATCTCAGTCACTCCCAGCAGCTGGTTGAAGTTCCAGATCTCTCTATGAGCGTAAACATTGAGAGGATAAACCTTGAAGGCTGTGAAGGGCTGGTTGAACTTCCTTCCTATTTTGAAAATCTTCACAAGCTTACTTCGTTGAATGTGAGCTGGTGCCGGAATCTTAGTGTTCTCTCAGATATGCCATGCAATGTGGTTTCGTTGATGTTAGCTGGGACTGCAATAGAAGACCTGCCTTCATCAATTTGGTCTCAAGAAAAACTTGTTGAATTGAATCTTCATTGCTGCTGTTGGATTAAGAAACTTCCAAACAGCATTTGGAAGTTGTATTTCCTCACATCTCTTGACTTGTCTTGTACAAGTATAGAAGGATTGCCCCCGTCAATCGAGTGTCTCCCTGGGTTAAAAATTCTTGATCTGCAAAATTGCAAAAGGTTTGTCAGTCTCCCAACCAGCATTTGTAAGTTGAAATCTCTCGAGGACTTGCTTCTTAATGGATGCTCTAGCTTCGAAAACTTCCCTGAGATCTTGGAGCCTATGGAACGTCTGAAGTCTCTTTGGTTAGGAGGAACGAAATTCAAAGAGCTACCCTGTTTGATTGAAAACGTATTTGTGCGGAAGGAATTAGTGTTACCTGGGTGTAGAAGCCTTGAGTCTGTCCCAAACAGCATCTTACCTCCGTCGTCGGTCATTTTATGGTCTTCGATGAGTAGTCTGTACCTCGGTTACTGCACAATGTTAGAAGAGATCCCTGATTGCATCTTTAGCCTAAACAGGTTATCTGAATTAAATTTGAGTGGAACCATGATTAGGAGCATACCTTCAACCATCAATCAAGCATCTCGGCTGAGGTCATTATGTCTCCAGGATTGCAAGCGCCTTGAATCTTTACCCAAGCTCCCATATTTTCTACAATTGATAAATGCAAGTGGCTGCAAGAGATTGAAGACAGTGCCTGGGTTCACGACTGCACTCACAGAAGGCTCGCATCAAATAAGTTCTTCCGTTTTTCATGAATTTTATGATTGCGTAAGTTTGGATGAGAATGCGAGGAGGAACATAATGGATGATGCACATCTTAGAAATATGGCAACAGCTTATTATCCA aGATTTAGGTACGAAGCTAAATGTCCGGGAAATGAAATTCCAAAATGGGTGAGCAATCAAATGGAGGGATGTTCGATAGATATCACGCTTCCTCCACATTGGTCTGAAGATGCAAACTTTTTGGGTTTAGCTTTCTGTCTTGTTGTTGACTTCCATAGAGAAACCAATGCGACATGTGCGGCTGAATCCATTCTCAAAACCGAAAATGGTGAAAGCCGTACCTTTAAGTTTAGCAATTATATGAACTATTGTCCCCCTAATGATGCCGACAACCCAGATCACCTGGTGGTGGTGTGGTACGATTCCCTTCAGAAGGTAAGGTCCACTCCTTATACCAATGCCACTCAAGCCTCTTTTCATTTCCATGAACGGACTGAGATGAATCATCATGTAGAGAAGTTCAAGTATAGGGTGAAAAGGTGTGGGGTGGGGTTTGTGTATGCTCAAGGCCAAGACCGAAATGCTGTGAAGTGGCAAGTCATGGATGATCAATATGTTGAAGCTTCCCCCAAGTGA
- the LOC133732998 gene encoding phospho-N-acetylmuramoyl-pentapeptide-transferase homolog isoform X2, with protein MASHSLNLRHLYPLQLPRPHRRSSFRAVDRLRSGSCFSPLIGLRRGGCRFGHGRVRYGAFDVDFGDVSPVEDWGNNQEETAEHVSFSSDGDDSDAEFVVSPQSDIDLPAITKPTDDALTVSAYRLAMLGHQRKKHRIRQGVLLNTGLIMFLVVVLLYVDWCAWRIVRLPLAPFHLTCPFVISAILASCAGYVCVPLLYSLKIHQIIRKEGPVRHSLKKRTPTMGGLFFVPIGVIVARFTAGFSSVEVCGAATATLLFAAIGLLDDIICLIKNHNSGLSAWIKIILEVAVGTWFSYWLHTTNISSPYGMKMLVPLPAPLGIVWLGKLYLMLASFCFVSMGNGVNLTDGLDGLAGGSAALAFIGMSIAVLPICSDLAIFGASMAGACVGFLLHNRYKASVFMGDTGSLAIGGGLAAMACCTGMFFPLFISSGIFVLEASSVILQVMYFKTTKRLQGAGRRLFRMAPFHHHLELCGLKEPIIVGGAYIISSTLSLIAAYVGLISA; from the exons ATGGCATCTCACTCCCTCAATCTTCGCCACCTCTACCCTCTCCAGCTCCCTCGCCCCCACCGCCGCTCCTCATTTCGCGCCGTCGATCGCCTCCGATCCGGTTCCTGCTTCTCGCCG TTGATTGGGTTGCGAAGAGGTGGATGCCGCTTTGGTCATGGTCGTGTTCGTTATGGAGCCTTTGATGTG GATTTTGGTGATGTTTCGCCGGTTGAGGATTGGGGTAATAACCAGGAAGAGACTGCAGAACACGTTAGTTTTTCCAGCGATGGTGACGATAGTGATGCCGAGTTTGTAGTGTCTCCTCAGTCTGATATTGATTTGCCTGCTATTACTAAACCAACTGACGATGCTCTAACTGTGAGTGCTTATCGGCTTGCAATGCTTGGGCACCAGCGCAAGAAACACAG GATCAGACAAGGAGTATTACTCAACACGGGACTCATAATGTTCTTGGTAGTGGTACTTCTATATGTGGATTGGTGTGCTTGGCGGATTGTTAGACTACCTTTGGCACCCTTCCACTTGACCTGCCCCTTCGTTATATCAGCCATTTTGGCCTCTTGTGCAGGATATGTTTGTGTTCCACTGCTCTATAGCTTGAAGATTCATCAAATTATCAGAAAAGAAGGTCCTGTAAGGCACTCCTTGAAAAAAAGAACTCCCACAATGGGTGGGCTGTTCTTTGTACCAATTGGTGTCATTGTCGCAAGGTTCACTGCTGGGTTTTCTTCTGTTGAAGTATGTGGAGCAGCTACAGCAACTCTTTTATTTGCTGCTATTGGACTACTTGATGATATCATATGCTTGATAAAGAATCATAATAGTGGTCTATCTGCATGGATAAAAATTATTTTGGAG GTAGCTGTTGGAACCTGGTTTTCGTATTGGTTGCATACAACAAATATATCATCACCCTATGGCAT GAAAATGTTGGTTCCTCTACCTGCTCCACTAGGCATTGTGTGGCTGGGAAAACTATATTTAATGCTGGCTTCATTCTGTTTTGTTTCTATGGGAAATGGGGTGAACTTAACAGATGGTCTTGATGGGCTGGCTGGAGGATCTGCTGCATTGGCTTTTATAGGAATGTCGATCGCAGTGCTTCCAATATGTTCAG ACCTTGCGATATTTGGAGCGTCAATGGCAGGAGCTTGTGTTGGTTTTCTTTTGCACAACCGATATAAGGCATCAGTGTTCATGGGTGATACTGGATCCTTGGCAATTGGTGGAGGGTTAGCTGCAATGGCTTGTTGCACGGGGATGTTCTTCCCATTGTTCATTTCATCTGGCATCTTTGTCTTGGAAGCCTCATCAGTTATTTTGCAG GTTATGTACTTTAAGACAACCAAGCGCTTGCAAGGTGCAGGTCGTCGGCTCTTCCGAATGGCACCCTTTCATCATCACCTTGAACTATGTGGACTTAAAGAACCAATCATTGTTGGTGGTGCCTATATAATATCGTCCACATTATCGTTAATTGCTGCCTATGTCGGTCTGATATCTGCTTAG
- the LOC133729275 gene encoding small ribosomal subunit protein uS11y, with protein MSKHKKTREPKEENVTLGPAVRDGEHVFGVAHIFASFNDTFIHVTDLSGRETLVRITGGMKVKADRDESSPYAAMLAAQDVSTRCKELGITALHIKLRATGGNKTKTPGPGAQSALRALARSGMRIGRIEDVTPIPTDSTRRKGGRRGRRL; from the exons ATG TCGAAGCATAAGAAGACTAGGGAGCCAAAGGAAGAGAATGTTACTCTTGGTCCTGCTGTTAGAGATGGAGAACATGTCTTTGGTGTTGCCCACATTTTTGCTTCATTTAATGACACATTCATT cATGTGACTGATCTCTCTGGAAGGGAAACTTTGGTCCGTATCACTG GTGGTATGAAGGTGAAAGCCGACAGGGATGAGTCTTCCCCATATGCAGCTATGCTTGCAGCACAGGATGTTTCTACAAGATGCAAG GAATTGGGTATTACTGCTCTTCATATTAAGCTGCGGGCAACTGGTGGCAACAAAACTAAGACACCTGGCCCTGGTGCCCAGTCTGCACTCCGTGCTCTTGCTCGTTCTGGAATGAGAATTGGTCGTATAG AGGATGTGACTCCAATTCCTACCGATAGCACCCGTAGAAAGGGtggcagaagaggaagaaggctCTGA